A genomic window from Desulfonatronum thiosulfatophilum includes:
- a CDS encoding chaperone modulator CbpM, which produces MALHIRINNDELPVRSELVVWAEFIDLTGIHPSRLGELVELGWICPDKQGEECYLFHPRDVYRVSKLERLCRDFELPALAGTIIVDLLERIDDLDRQVRDLRRLL; this is translated from the coding sequence ATGGCGCTGCATATCAGAATAAACAACGACGAGCTTCCCGTCCGGTCGGAACTGGTTGTCTGGGCGGAGTTTATCGATTTGACCGGCATCCATCCTTCTCGTCTGGGCGAACTCGTGGAACTGGGCTGGATCTGCCCGGACAAGCAGGGCGAGGAGTGTTATCTTTTCCACCCCCGCGACGTCTATAGGGTCAGCAAGCTGGAACGGCTGTGTCGGGATTTCGAACTGCCCGCCCTGGCCGGGACCATCATTGTCGACCTGCTGGAACGCATCGACGACCTGGACCGTCAGGTCAGAGATCTGCGCCGGCTGCTGTGA
- the clpB gene encoding ATP-dependent chaperone ClpB: MEMSKFTQKSQQAVAEAQGVAIRFGNQQADVEHMLLALISQENGLAPRLLDRAGVSPQNYLQALEAEIGKLPKVSGPGVQPGQISITQRLSAVLLKAMEKAKKMQDDYVSVEHLLLVVLEEPASTAAGRVNRQFNLTADRILASLTEVRGNQRVTSANPEDTYEALQKYGRDLVEEARKGKLDPVIGRDQEIRRCIRVLSRRTKNNPVLVGEAGVGKTAIVEGLAQRILKQDVPEGLKNKTVFSLDMGALIAGAKYRGEFEERLKAVLKEVQQSEGRILLFIDEIHTIVGAGKAEGAMDAGNLLKPMLARGELHCIGATTLDEYRKHIEKDPALERRFQPVLVEEPSVEDTISILRGLRERFEVHHKVRINDSAIVEAAVLSHRYITDRQLPDKAIDLIDEAGAMLRTEIDSLPSELDEISRKVLQLEIEREALKRETDDNSRIRLEKLEKELVDLRESQEALMAQWEQEKNSLNERSRLKEEIEKTELEIDEAKRGLDYSRASELQYSTLTNLKRLLVEHDKQLNLASGSERMVKEEVGPDDVAEIISRWTGIPVSRLLEGEREKLLRLGDTLHERVIGQDEAVQAVADAVLRARAGLKDPHRPIGSFIFLGPTGVGKTELCKTLAQALFDTEENMVRLDMSEYMEKHTVARLIGAPPGYIGYDEGGQLTEAVRRKPYSVVLFDEVEKAHQDVFNALLQILDDGRLTDSQGRTVDFKNTIIIMTSNLGSQYLLEGITPEGELRPGTREEVMGTLKAHFRPEFLNRVDEVVLFKPLLLEQIKEIIDLLLQGLRGRLADRKIEIELADQARDFIAREAYDPIYGARPLRRYLQSRLETPLAKEIIGGRIMDGQSIRIDVDDEGLVLTK, from the coding sequence ATGGAAATGAGCAAGTTCACGCAAAAATCGCAGCAAGCCGTGGCCGAAGCCCAGGGAGTCGCCATCCGGTTCGGCAATCAGCAGGCGGATGTGGAGCATATGCTGCTGGCCTTGATCAGCCAGGAGAACGGACTTGCCCCGCGGCTGCTGGACCGGGCCGGCGTCTCCCCCCAGAACTATCTGCAGGCCCTTGAGGCCGAGATCGGCAAGCTTCCCAAGGTCAGCGGACCGGGAGTGCAGCCGGGACAGATCTCAATTACCCAAAGGCTGAGCGCTGTTCTGCTCAAGGCCATGGAAAAAGCAAAGAAAATGCAGGACGATTACGTCAGCGTGGAGCATCTCCTGCTGGTCGTACTGGAGGAGCCGGCATCAACGGCCGCGGGACGGGTCAACCGCCAGTTCAACCTGACCGCGGATCGCATCCTGGCCTCGCTGACCGAAGTGCGCGGCAACCAGCGCGTCACTTCGGCCAATCCGGAGGACACCTACGAAGCGCTGCAAAAATACGGTCGTGATCTTGTCGAGGAAGCCCGCAAGGGCAAGCTTGATCCGGTCATTGGCCGGGATCAGGAAATCCGGCGTTGCATTCGCGTGCTTTCCCGGCGGACCAAGAACAATCCCGTGCTCGTCGGCGAGGCCGGCGTGGGCAAGACGGCCATCGTCGAGGGATTGGCCCAGCGCATCCTGAAGCAGGACGTGCCCGAGGGGCTGAAGAACAAGACTGTTTTCTCCCTGGACATGGGCGCGCTCATCGCCGGCGCCAAATACCGAGGTGAATTCGAGGAGCGGCTCAAGGCCGTGCTCAAGGAAGTCCAGCAATCCGAAGGCAGGATCCTCCTGTTCATCGACGAAATCCACACCATTGTCGGCGCGGGCAAGGCCGAAGGGGCCATGGACGCGGGCAACCTGCTCAAGCCCATGCTGGCTCGGGGCGAACTGCACTGCATAGGGGCCACCACCCTGGACGAATATCGCAAGCACATCGAGAAGGACCCGGCCCTGGAACGCCGCTTCCAGCCCGTACTGGTGGAAGAACCCAGCGTGGAGGACACCATCTCCATCCTGCGCGGACTGCGTGAGCGGTTCGAGGTGCACCACAAAGTCCGCATCAACGACAGCGCCATTGTCGAAGCTGCGGTGCTTTCCCACCGCTACATTACGGACCGCCAGCTCCCGGACAAGGCCATAGACCTGATTGACGAGGCCGGGGCCATGCTGCGCACGGAGATCGACTCCCTGCCCTCGGAACTGGATGAGATCAGCCGCAAAGTATTGCAATTGGAGATCGAGCGGGAGGCGTTGAAGCGAGAGACAGACGACAATTCACGCATTCGCCTTGAAAAACTTGAAAAGGAGTTGGTTGATCTCCGCGAGTCGCAAGAGGCGCTCATGGCACAGTGGGAGCAAGAAAAAAACTCCCTTAATGAACGAAGTCGGTTGAAAGAGGAAATTGAAAAGACTGAATTGGAAATTGATGAAGCCAAGCGAGGTCTCGATTATTCGAGAGCTTCCGAACTACAATACAGTACCCTGACAAACCTCAAGAGGCTCCTGGTCGAACACGATAAACAACTAAATTTGGCATCAGGAAGCGAACGGATGGTCAAGGAAGAAGTCGGCCCCGACGACGTGGCCGAGATCATTTCCCGCTGGACCGGCATCCCGGTGTCCCGGCTTCTGGAAGGGGAGCGGGAAAAGCTGCTCCGCCTTGGAGACACGTTGCACGAACGCGTCATCGGCCAGGACGAGGCGGTTCAGGCCGTGGCCGACGCTGTGCTCCGGGCCCGCGCTGGATTGAAGGACCCCCACCGGCCCATCGGCTCCTTCATCTTTCTCGGCCCCACCGGCGTGGGCAAGACCGAGCTTTGCAAGACTCTGGCCCAGGCGCTCTTCGACACTGAGGAAAACATGGTCCGTCTGGACATGTCCGAGTACATGGAAAAGCACACGGTGGCTCGACTGATCGGCGCTCCTCCGGGCTATATCGGCTACGACGAGGGCGGCCAGCTCACCGAGGCGGTGCGCCGCAAACCCTACAGCGTGGTGCTTTTCGACGAGGTGGAAAAGGCGCACCAGGACGTGTTCAACGCCCTGCTCCAGATCCTGGACGACGGCCGGTTGACCGACAGCCAGGGCCGGACCGTGGATTTCAAGAACACGATCATCATCATGACCTCCAACCTGGGCTCCCAGTACCTGTTGGAGGGCATTACTCCGGAGGGCGAACTGCGCCCCGGCACACGGGAAGAGGTCATGGGTACCCTGAAGGCTCATTTCCGGCCCGAATTCCTGAACCGGGTGGACGAGGTGGTACTCTTCAAGCCGCTGCTTCTCGAACAGATCAAGGAAATCATCGATCTGTTGCTGCAGGGACTGCGCGGACGCCTGGCGGATCGCAAGATCGAAATCGAGCTGGCCGACCAGGCCCGGGACTTTATCGCCCGGGAAGCCTATGACCCCATCTACGGCGCCAGGCCCCTGCGCCGCTATCTCCAGTCCAGGCTGGAAACGCCCCTGGCCAAGGAGATCATCGGCGGACGGATTATGGACGGCCAGTCGATTCGGATCGACGTGGACGACGAAGGGCTTGTGTTGACAAAATAA